Proteins encoded in a region of the Mixophyes fleayi isolate aMixFle1 chromosome 5, aMixFle1.hap1, whole genome shotgun sequence genome:
- the TMEM108 gene encoding transmembrane protein 108 codes for MKRRSQALCCHLFSVLLVLAQAEKKTFAFKELIPTSPSYHFLEETNTNAAMVMPSVSIGLVRKSAKSGTRLSVKAADAVPRFHSEGVDYNDRLMAMSLLNIQDVTNSGNAHIKSKAFANMTDVVTGSTETYLKPELHPSFPMRTTSTTDHSSTILAFLKDTLQSLSPEEQTEVSPTFTNGVSKNTESVSVPFKPYHSKLWDVLNRNGSLFSIRRGKNGTSSTITTMTTSPTFLQTSIDSKSTTFVWGTTKDSVVKPHTMSNSATTLDLILSTDVTTRSSITMSTAGSTATGNFLNRLVPAGTWKPGVPGNISHVTEEGSQPQHRETICLSKMDIVWIFLAISVPISSCSVLLTVCCMRRKKKASNPDNNLSYWNNAITMDYFNKHAVELPREIQSLETSEDHLSEPRSPANGDYRNSGMVLVNPFCQETLFSGHEQVSEI; via the exons GTGTTCTCCTTGTTTTGGCACAAgcagagaaaaaaacatttgcatttaAGGAACTGATTCCAACCTCACCATCTTACCACTTTCTGGAGGAAACAAACACGAATGCAGCAATGGTAATGCCAAGCGTTAGCATTGGTCTTGTTCGGAAGTCTGCGAAGTCTGGCACTAGGCTGTCTGTAAAAGCTGCAGATGCGGTGCCTCGCTTTCACAGCGAAGGTGTTGATTACAATGACAGGCTTATGGCAATGTCACTTCTCAATATTCAGGATGTTACAAATTCAGGAAATGCACACATTAAAAGCAAAGCATTTGCAAACATGACAGATGTGGTCACTGGGTCTACAGAAACGTACCTCAAACCAGAGCTCCATCCAAGCTTTCCAATGAGGACTACATCCACCACTGACCATAGTAGCACTATTCTTGCGTTTCTTAAAGACACTTTGCAGAGCCTTTCCCCAGAGGAACAGACAGAAGTTTCACCTACCTTTACCAATGGTGTGTCAAAGAACACTGAATCAGTGTCAGTGCCTTTTAAGCCCTATCATTCTAAATTATGGGATGTATTAAATCGAAATGGCTCCTTGTTCTCTATAAGACGAGGTAAAAATGGAACTTCCTCAACAATTACAACAATGACAACATCACCCACATTTCTGCAGACTTCCATTGATTCTAAGAGCACTACATTCGTTTGGGGAACTACCAAGGACTCTGTTGTCAAGCCCCATACTATGTCAAACAGCGCTACCACATTAGACTTGATTTTGTCAACAGATGTCACCACCAGAAGTTCCATAACCATGTCCACAGCTGGCTCCACAGCAACTGGAAATTTTCTTAACAGGCTGGTGCCTGCTGGAACTTGGAAACCTGGGGTTCCTGGTAATATATCCCATGTAACAGAGGAGGGTAGCCAACCCCAACACAGAGAGACTATTTGTCTCAGCAAAATGGATATTGTTTGGATATTCTTGGCAATTAGCGTACCAATATCATCATGTT CGGTTTTATTGACTGTGTGTTGCATGAGGCGGAAGAAGAAAGCCTCAAACCCCGATAATAACTTAAGTTACTGGAATAATGCAATTACCATGGACTACTTCAACAAGCATGCTGTGGAGTTACCGCGGGAGATCCAGTCTCTGGAAACATCAGAG GATCATCTTTCAGAGCCTCGCTCTCCAGCCAATGGTGACTACCGAAACAGTGGAATGGTTCTTGTCAATCCATTTTGTCAGGAAACACTTTTTTCAGGACATGAACAAGTTTCTGAAATATGA